The Legionella adelaidensis genome has a segment encoding these proteins:
- a CDS encoding SulP family inorganic anion transporter produces MEMIKDKILQHFYSYKCLFPFLAWLPELKQKRILKADIFAGITVAMLMIPQSMAYAHLAGLPVNYGLYAAFIPPFIAALFGSSRILSTGPVPVSTLLTVVALQPIAAIGTPTYIQYVVLLTLLAGIIQFLLGLLRFGVVVNFISYPVILGFINAVAIIIASMQLGNLFGVYATSAPSYYQTVWQVLMDAVENIHWQAVGMAFITFVIILGGRRFAPKWPHTIMAVIVTTLLAWLLHYEKLEEISPKQIINPSVQEMIKHQQTYSKDIEKLIKKVADNEAALEKISTDLGGTSETAENALNEMTQAKWALKRFIERHIIENNELNRLRFSRLINKNQIFYYVADEMSPIGISDTTEWSIARVTSKGNVILRSGGEVIGSITPGLPTFQPVVFDWNVITTIFAAALVIAIVGFTEAITIAKRIATETRQRLNVNQELLGQGLAKIVGSFFQSMPVSGGFTRTAVNFYAGAQTGFASVVASIVVMLALVWFTPLFYYLPYATLAAIIMIGALNLLNIKEIGRVWKISKKEGVVTLFTLLLTLILAPRLAQAVLISIILSLGIYLYDTMRPRFSELIRTKEGDLVEEITPEEQQTCYLISLVRFNGSLYFANAAYFEDKILNLISVKHRLRYIILDCVSMNKIDASGIESLSSVFAKLQDAGIELWFTRVRPPILIKLKRSGLYEKIGEENFFRKNDDALKKLEKHLGAKHVNTCPLFK; encoded by the coding sequence ATGGAGATGATTAAGGACAAAATATTACAGCACTTTTATTCTTATAAATGTCTCTTTCCTTTTTTGGCCTGGTTACCAGAGCTTAAGCAAAAGAGAATTTTAAAAGCAGATATCTTTGCCGGGATTACGGTTGCCATGCTTATGATTCCCCAGTCCATGGCATATGCTCATTTAGCAGGGCTGCCTGTTAACTATGGTCTTTACGCCGCTTTCATCCCACCTTTTATAGCAGCGTTATTTGGTTCTTCACGCATTCTTTCCACAGGCCCCGTTCCCGTTTCTACATTACTAACAGTCGTTGCTTTACAACCTATTGCTGCGATTGGCACTCCTACCTATATACAATACGTGGTTTTATTAACGTTATTAGCAGGAATAATTCAATTTTTATTAGGCCTATTACGCTTTGGGGTAGTAGTTAATTTTATTTCATATCCTGTTATTTTAGGATTTATTAATGCAGTAGCAATTATTATTGCCAGTATGCAGCTGGGGAATCTTTTTGGGGTATATGCGACCTCTGCCCCCAGCTATTATCAAACAGTATGGCAAGTACTTATGGATGCCGTGGAAAATATCCATTGGCAGGCAGTAGGAATGGCTTTTATTACTTTTGTAATTATTTTAGGTGGAAGGCGGTTTGCCCCTAAATGGCCGCATACTATTATGGCGGTTATCGTTACTACCTTATTAGCCTGGTTATTACATTATGAGAAGCTGGAAGAAATAAGTCCTAAACAAATCATAAATCCTTCTGTGCAAGAGATGATCAAGCACCAGCAGACTTATTCAAAAGATATAGAAAAATTAATAAAAAAAGTAGCGGACAATGAAGCGGCTTTAGAAAAAATTTCTACGGACTTAGGGGGAACCTCCGAAACCGCAGAAAATGCGCTTAACGAAATGACTCAAGCCAAGTGGGCTCTAAAAAGATTTATAGAGCGCCATATCATTGAAAACAATGAATTAAACCGTTTGCGTTTCTCACGATTAATTAACAAAAATCAAATTTTCTACTATGTTGCTGATGAAATGTCGCCAATCGGAATTTCAGATACAACCGAATGGAGTATTGCCCGAGTAACATCCAAAGGTAATGTGATTTTACGCTCAGGTGGTGAGGTAATTGGAAGTATTACTCCGGGACTTCCAACATTCCAGCCGGTTGTTTTTGATTGGAATGTAATTACTACAATTTTTGCAGCAGCTTTAGTTATCGCCATAGTAGGCTTTACTGAAGCGATTACTATTGCTAAACGCATAGCAACAGAAACGCGACAAAGATTAAACGTGAATCAAGAATTATTAGGGCAAGGCTTAGCAAAAATTGTGGGAAGTTTTTTTCAGTCTATGCCAGTATCTGGCGGTTTTACGCGTACAGCGGTAAATTTTTATGCCGGCGCACAAACGGGATTTGCTTCCGTAGTAGCAAGTATTGTGGTCATGCTCGCTTTGGTATGGTTCACTCCTTTATTTTATTACTTACCTTATGCCACGCTAGCGGCCATTATTATGATAGGGGCATTAAACTTATTAAATATTAAAGAAATCGGCCGTGTTTGGAAAATAAGCAAAAAAGAAGGGGTGGTAACGCTATTTACTTTACTTTTAACACTTATTTTAGCGCCTCGTTTAGCACAAGCGGTATTGATTAGTATTATTTTATCTTTAGGCATTTATTTATATGACACTATGCGTCCGCGGTTTAGTGAATTAATCCGCACGAAGGAAGGTGATTTAGTAGAAGAGATTACCCCAGAAGAGCAACAAACGTGTTATTTAATTAGTTTGGTGCGTTTTAATGGATCTTTGTATTTTGCCAATGCCGCTTATTTTGAAGATAAAATTTTGAATTTAATTTCGGTGAAGCATCGCTTACGGTACATTATTTTAGATTGTGTCAGTATGAATAAGATTGATGCCAGTGGAATCGAAAGCTTAAGTAGCGTATTTGCTAAATTACAAGATGCAGGAATTGAGTTATGGTTTACTCGCGTTCGTCCTCCTATTTTAATTAAATTAAAAAGAAGTGGTCTTTATGAAAAAATTGGCGAGGAGAATTTTTTTAGGAAAAACGATGATGCGCTTAAAAAGCTTGAGAAGCATTTAGGGGCAAAACATGTGAATACTTGTCCATTATTTAAGTAG
- a CDS encoding protein BatD — MRKYLLVWLFVSYSIADAAIITEVNPPKGHMGETFSLTLSVENAQQHTAAPDLTPLQKDFNIVGTERNLSLSIINGQTSSVSRWTILLMPKITGIITIPPIQVGNEHSEATSIEISGEAKVEPTTNNATGDDVLLKTEADPSEVFVNQEITFTVKLYNKQNLIDVVYQPPTVENALLLPLGEGKRYQTIENGEPYIVEEERYAIFPQKNGSFEIIPPRFNALVYDYVPRKVSLQGKLLTVTVKPIPPSFSGKNWFPAKKVVLSEELSSPATNFLQGSTLIRNITIQAKGAPGELIPGLDLGMGNNFKIYSEKPEIQTTTQNAELLGTAKIKVTYLFNKPGDITVPEVRVPWFNTNTGKQEFALLPARTFHIDAKEGAQAPRNTGMNTETPVAKKQSLNPQVKPREEPLALPWLIAIVFAAAWIITVLLWLFWRKPKANVNKRHALKNLQEACLKNNAVQAQTSLLAWARVQWPQQKILNLNDISKQLSEPTFKKEIQFLSEAIYSQEKKRFWQGKALWQCVVNFRSRKKPKMKKKGLPPINPD, encoded by the coding sequence ATGAGAAAATATCTTCTAGTATGGTTATTCGTTTCATATAGTATTGCTGATGCAGCGATTATTACCGAAGTTAATCCCCCCAAAGGACACATGGGCGAGACATTTAGCTTAACTCTCTCGGTTGAGAATGCTCAACAACATACCGCTGCTCCAGATCTCACTCCATTACAAAAAGATTTTAATATAGTAGGTACTGAGAGGAATTTATCCCTTTCCATAATAAATGGACAAACTAGCTCTGTCAGTCGTTGGACTATTTTATTAATGCCTAAAATAACAGGAATAATAACTATTCCACCTATACAAGTTGGTAATGAACACAGTGAGGCGACTAGCATAGAAATAAGTGGCGAGGCAAAAGTAGAGCCTACTACTAACAACGCTACTGGCGATGACGTTTTATTAAAAACAGAAGCAGATCCTTCTGAGGTTTTTGTTAATCAAGAAATTACTTTTACGGTTAAACTGTACAATAAACAAAACCTGATTGACGTAGTATATCAACCTCCCACGGTAGAAAATGCATTACTCTTGCCCTTGGGGGAAGGTAAGAGATATCAAACCATTGAAAATGGTGAGCCGTATATTGTGGAGGAAGAGCGCTATGCCATTTTCCCGCAGAAAAATGGTTCTTTTGAAATAATTCCCCCGCGTTTTAATGCTTTGGTTTATGATTATGTACCGCGTAAAGTTAGCTTGCAGGGTAAACTTCTAACAGTCACTGTTAAACCCATACCTCCTTCTTTCAGTGGTAAGAATTGGTTTCCAGCTAAAAAAGTGGTTTTATCAGAAGAGTTAAGCTCTCCGGCTACTAACTTTTTACAAGGTAGTACCCTCATACGTAATATAACTATTCAAGCGAAAGGTGCGCCGGGTGAATTAATTCCTGGCTTAGATTTAGGTATGGGTAATAACTTCAAAATTTATTCAGAAAAACCAGAAATTCAAACTACTACCCAGAACGCTGAATTACTAGGCACTGCAAAAATTAAAGTTACCTATTTATTCAACAAACCCGGTGATATCACGGTACCTGAAGTAAGAGTACCCTGGTTTAATACTAATACGGGTAAACAAGAGTTTGCGCTCTTACCAGCGCGAACTTTTCATATTGATGCAAAAGAAGGAGCCCAGGCTCCCCGGAACACAGGAATGAATACGGAAACACCGGTGGCTAAAAAACAATCCCTTAATCCACAGGTGAAGCCAAGAGAAGAACCACTGGCTTTACCTTGGTTAATTGCGATAGTTTTTGCGGCAGCCTGGATTATTACTGTTCTATTATGGCTCTTTTGGCGCAAACCAAAGGCCAATGTAAATAAACGACACGCATTAAAAAACCTACAGGAAGCTTGTTTAAAAAATAACGCGGTGCAAGCGCAAACTTCTTTATTAGCTTGGGCAAGAGTACAGTGGCCGCAGCAGAAAATATTAAATTTAAACGATATAAGTAAACAATTGAGTGAGCCGACATTTAAAAAAGAAATTCAATTTTTATCCGAAGCCATTTATAGTCAAGAGAAGAAGCGTTTTTGGCAAGGCAAAGCTTTGTGGCAATGTGTAGTAAATTTTCGCAGTCGCAAAAAGCCGAAAATGAAGAAAAAAGGTCTGCCGCCAATAAACCCGGATTGA
- a CDS encoding tetratricopeptide repeat protein yields the protein MSRVYRTILLLLVISPATSLAWTWTDLWLTKDQQAQQLMQQNKYKEAKKTFLRKDWQAAAAYRSGDYEESAKKLSTIDEEEAHYNRGNALAHMGKYEESIAAYNKALAINPNNQDALHNRKIIEDLLKKEKKEQQDKQNQDKQNQDKQNQDKQNQDKQNQDKQNQDKQNQDKQNQDKQNQDKQNQDKQNQDKQNQDKQNQDKQNQDKQNQDKQNQDKQNQDKQNQDKQNQDKQNQDKQNQDKQNQDKQNQDKQNQDKQNQDKQEIGEASKEKKNQEEAKEQWLRLIPDDPSGLMREKLLRDHLRRQNGWNQ from the coding sequence ATGAGTCGTGTCTACAGAACTATTTTATTGCTTCTGGTTATTTCTCCAGCTACAAGCCTTGCCTGGACATGGACAGATCTGTGGCTAACAAAAGATCAACAAGCTCAGCAGCTTATGCAGCAAAATAAATATAAAGAAGCAAAGAAAACTTTTCTACGTAAAGATTGGCAAGCAGCTGCAGCTTACCGTTCCGGCGATTATGAAGAATCTGCGAAAAAACTTTCTACTATAGACGAAGAGGAAGCGCATTATAATCGTGGGAACGCCTTAGCTCATATGGGAAAATATGAAGAATCGATAGCCGCCTATAACAAAGCTTTGGCAATTAATCCAAACAATCAAGATGCTTTACATAATCGCAAAATCATTGAAGATTTGTTGAAAAAAGAAAAAAAAGAACAGCAGGATAAGCAAAACCAGGATAAGCAAAACCAGGATAAGCAAAACCAGGATAAGCAAAATCAGGATAAGCAAAACCAGGATAAGCAAAACCAGGATAAGCAAAACCAGGATAAGCAAAACCAGGATAAGCAAAACCAGGATAAGCAAAATCAGGATAAGCAAAACCAGGATAAGCAAAATCAGGATAAGCAAAACCAGGATAAGCAAAACCAGGATAAGCAAAACCAGGATAAGCAAAACCAGGATAAGCAAAACCAGGATAAGCAAAATCAGGATAAGCAAAATCAGGATAAGCAAAATCAGGATAAGCAAAACCAGGATAAGCAAAATCAGGATAAGCAAAATCAGGATAAGCAAAATCAGGATAAGCAAAATCAGGATAAGCAAGAAATAGGTGAAGCTTCAAAGGAGAAAAAAAATCAAGAAGAAGCTAAAGAACAATGGTTACGCTTAATACCTGACGACCCTAGTGGTTTAATGCGAGAAAAATTATTACGTGATCATTTAAGAAGACAAAATGGATGGAATCAATGA
- a CDS encoding VWA domain-containing protein — translation MMAEFHFLRPLWLLAFIPLTIIFYLLFSRPTMLRVWESVCDSHLLKQLFANTHQRKRSSAFTILGISALCMVIALAGPSWTRLPVPTYKEVKPKILLLDMSDSMLNNDLSPDRLSRAKFKLHDLLGAKNAAQYGLIVYSGEPFVVSPLTEDSQTIDSLLSSLAPDVMPVEGQKLETALEEAGKLFEQAGFHQGDILVLTATAPSEEAINAASTLAGAGFKVSILPVLKEQNSEAFREFSQEGKGKLLTFSDDSSDLDEWLNTSTNKQYSSNLQNEAPVWKDEGKWFLIPALIFLLPVFRKGWLQKVQQ, via the coding sequence ATAATGGCAGAATTTCATTTCCTTCGACCATTATGGCTTTTGGCTTTTATACCCTTAACTATCATTTTTTATTTATTATTTTCTCGCCCTACTATGTTACGGGTATGGGAGAGTGTTTGTGATTCGCATTTATTAAAACAATTATTCGCCAACACGCATCAAAGAAAAAGATCCAGTGCGTTCACTATTCTGGGTATTAGTGCCTTATGTATGGTGATTGCTTTAGCGGGCCCCTCGTGGACTCGTTTACCCGTCCCTACCTACAAGGAAGTAAAGCCTAAAATTTTGCTGTTGGATATGTCTGATTCCATGCTTAATAATGATTTGTCCCCTGATCGCCTGAGCCGGGCTAAATTTAAATTACACGATTTACTGGGAGCAAAAAATGCTGCTCAATATGGCTTAATCGTTTATAGTGGTGAGCCTTTCGTTGTTTCACCATTAACAGAAGATAGTCAGACAATCGATTCTTTATTGTCTTCCCTGGCCCCTGATGTAATGCCCGTAGAGGGACAAAAATTAGAAACCGCGCTGGAGGAAGCAGGAAAATTATTTGAACAGGCAGGCTTTCATCAAGGAGATATTCTGGTTTTAACGGCCACAGCTCCTTCTGAAGAGGCAATAAATGCTGCTTCTACTTTAGCTGGTGCTGGCTTTAAAGTTTCTATCTTACCAGTTTTAAAAGAACAAAATTCCGAGGCTTTTCGCGAGTTTTCTCAAGAGGGTAAAGGGAAGTTGTTAACTTTTTCTGATGATTCTTCGGATTTGGACGAATGGTTAAATACATCAACCAATAAGCAATATAGTTCTAATCTGCAAAATGAAGCCCCAGTCTGGAAAGATGAAGGCAAATGGTTTTTAATTCCTGCGCTCATCTTTTTATTACCGGTATTTAGAAAAGGATGGCTGCAAAAGGTGCAACAATGA
- a CDS encoding vWA domain-containing protein encodes MFELAYPWVLLFFPIPFFIWYFLPRIPIQLAAALKVPFFDAMVQVVEKNQELSFKRSRFLLIFIIWFLLLFALSGPRWVGEPQPLKREGYNIMLVLDISGSMELPDMLFHGRPVSRLAVVKRAAEQFVQERIGDKIGLILFGMRAYLQTPLTYDRKNVLMRIEDATVGLAGKTTSIGDALGLAIKRLQNTPEKGRVIILLTDGVNNSGVLEPVKAAELAKGDNIKVYTIGLGSDSSSVPLNGLFFGINAAAELDEETLKKVADLTGGKYFRATDAQSLEEVYKRINQLEKISQEEETVRPQVEYYPWPLAIALFLFFYWMAEIGGLTFPKLFVNRKEATE; translated from the coding sequence ATGTTTGAATTAGCTTACCCATGGGTTCTTCTTTTTTTCCCTATACCTTTTTTTATTTGGTATTTTTTGCCACGAATTCCTATTCAATTAGCTGCAGCTTTAAAGGTGCCATTTTTTGATGCCATGGTGCAAGTAGTAGAGAAAAACCAAGAGCTGAGCTTTAAACGTAGTCGGTTTCTTTTAATTTTTATTATTTGGTTTCTATTGTTATTTGCGCTTTCAGGACCTCGTTGGGTAGGAGAACCGCAACCTTTGAAGCGCGAAGGGTATAACATAATGTTGGTGCTTGATATTTCAGGGAGCATGGAACTTCCTGATATGCTATTTCATGGACGCCCAGTCTCCCGATTGGCCGTGGTGAAAAGAGCTGCTGAACAGTTTGTACAAGAGCGTATAGGTGACAAAATTGGTTTGATATTATTTGGGATGCGTGCGTATCTGCAAACACCACTCACTTATGATCGCAAAAACGTCCTCATGCGTATAGAAGATGCTACTGTAGGTCTTGCTGGTAAAACGACCTCTATTGGCGATGCTCTGGGATTGGCAATCAAACGTTTACAAAATACGCCAGAGAAAGGACGGGTTATTATTTTGCTGACAGACGGTGTAAATAATTCGGGTGTTTTAGAGCCTGTAAAAGCGGCGGAATTAGCAAAAGGGGATAACATTAAAGTTTATACAATCGGCTTAGGGTCGGACAGTAGCAGTGTACCATTAAATGGCTTATTTTTTGGAATAAATGCCGCTGCAGAGTTAGATGAAGAAACTTTGAAAAAAGTCGCAGACCTGACGGGTGGAAAATATTTTCGTGCCACTGACGCGCAATCTTTAGAAGAAGTTTATAAAAGAATTAATCAATTAGAAAAAATTAGCCAAGAGGAAGAAACGGTTAGACCACAAGTGGAATACTATCCTTGGCCTTTAGCTATCGCTTTATTTTTATTTTTTTATTGGATGGCTGAAATAGGGGGGCTCACTTTCCCCAAGTTATTTGTTAACCGGAAAGAGGCAACAGAATAA
- a CDS encoding DUF4381 domain-containing protein codes for MKIFLRKIILYTGLILTPTTIMAASPPELAQLKDIHLPERIHWWPLAPGWYVLAAILVIALIFISLLIYTQHKKGRPKREALGLLNKYEDEFLKDNDSQRACARISELLKRVALAYFPREQVASLKGEDWLIFLTKTGKDTNFLAVKVELLEIPFRRQLTSGNIILLFSQARTWIAQRRGHV; via the coding sequence ATGAAAATTTTCTTGAGAAAAATCATTCTTTATACAGGCTTAATTTTAACGCCTACTACCATTATGGCGGCATCTCCACCGGAGCTTGCGCAGTTGAAAGACATACATTTGCCAGAGCGCATTCACTGGTGGCCTTTAGCTCCTGGCTGGTATGTCTTAGCGGCGATACTTGTGATTGCCCTCATTTTTATATCCCTTTTGATTTATACCCAACATAAGAAAGGCCGCCCCAAACGTGAGGCTTTAGGACTTTTAAATAAATACGAAGACGAATTTTTAAAAGATAACGATTCGCAAAGAGCTTGTGCCAGGATTTCCGAGTTACTAAAAAGAGTAGCTTTGGCTTATTTCCCTCGTGAACAGGTCGCATCACTTAAAGGAGAAGATTGGTTAATTTTTCTAACAAAAACTGGTAAAGATACGAATTTTTTAGCGGTTAAGGTAGAGTTACTAGAAATCCCATTTCGTCGCCAGCTAACAAGCGGTAACATAATTTTATTGTTTAGCCAGGCGCGAACATGGATTGCGCAAAGGAGAGGCCATGTTTGA
- a CDS encoding DUF58 domain-containing protein → MTDGIVADISELIDLKRYARSVKFHPQKKIVRAGNHVSKIRGRGMDFAEVRNYQPGDEIRHMEWRITARTGKPHVKLYEEERERPVVVIVDFNPSMYFGTRVAFKSVVAARLASLIAWTTVKQGDRIGGLLFSADRHSEYVPMGRDAGVLTLLSGLSQYSKEKNFHYEISGKPLSQALLRARRVIRPGSILVLISDFYNVDNIVKDHLSRLRVNNEILAYHICDPLELSPPRPQQYAISNGSQELLLDTADDKVSQAYSLYCDNRIENLRAMLKSLHIQYAQVTAEMDVAWVVRGTFPRRN, encoded by the coding sequence ATGACAGACGGTATAGTTGCAGATATTTCAGAGCTGATCGATCTCAAGCGTTATGCACGTTCTGTAAAATTTCATCCCCAAAAAAAGATAGTACGTGCCGGTAATCATGTTTCTAAAATTCGTGGAAGAGGCATGGACTTTGCAGAAGTAAGGAATTACCAGCCCGGAGATGAAATACGCCATATGGAATGGCGTATTACAGCGAGGACAGGTAAGCCTCATGTAAAGTTATATGAAGAGGAACGCGAACGGCCCGTCGTCGTCATTGTTGATTTTAATCCTTCAATGTACTTTGGTACGCGGGTTGCTTTTAAGTCGGTGGTTGCTGCGCGATTAGCTTCTTTAATTGCCTGGACTACTGTGAAGCAAGGAGACAGAATAGGCGGGTTATTATTCTCAGCTGACCGTCATAGTGAATATGTGCCCATGGGTAGAGACGCGGGTGTTTTAACTCTGCTAAGCGGATTAAGCCAATATTCTAAAGAAAAGAATTTTCATTATGAAATTAGTGGCAAGCCTTTAAGTCAAGCGCTTTTAAGAGCGCGCAGAGTCATCCGACCGGGTAGTATTTTGGTATTGATAAGTGATTTTTATAATGTGGATAATATTGTAAAAGATCATTTATCACGATTACGCGTCAATAACGAAATTTTAGCTTATCATATTTGCGATCCTTTAGAACTTTCACCGCCCAGGCCACAACAATATGCGATCTCCAATGGTTCGCAAGAATTATTGCTAGATACCGCTGATGATAAGGTATCACAAGCCTACAGCTTATACTGTGACAATCGTATTGAGAATCTGCGTGCTATGCTAAAAAGCTTACATATTCAATATGCCCAGGTAACAGCTGAAATGGATGTAGCGTGGGTAGTGAGAGGGACTTTCCCAAGAAGGAATTAA
- a CDS encoding AAA family ATPase: MEQIDVSSTKNVQQQIQQLSAYLNSRILGQKELISRLLIALLADGHLLVEGAPGLAKTRAVKELSLGVEGNFHRIQFTPDLLPGDLTGTDVYRPEDGSFVFQPGPIFHHLILADEINRAPAKVQSALLEAMAERQVTIGGQTYPLPELFLVMATQNPIEQEGTYPLPEAQLDRFLMYVKISYPEAPVEHDILKLARREAFAMTTARPEEEKVTISPLPQKVLFQARKQVLSVHTSDALEHYIVQLVVATRNPHRYSDQLHRWLRYGASPRATIALDRCSKAHAWLCGRDYVTPEDIHVIAHDVLRHRILLTFEAEAEGVNSDDFINELLRKVALP, encoded by the coding sequence ATGGAACAAATAGATGTTTCTTCAACGAAAAACGTACAGCAACAAATACAACAATTAAGTGCGTATTTAAATTCACGAATCCTTGGACAAAAAGAGCTAATCTCTCGTTTATTAATTGCTTTGCTTGCTGATGGCCACCTTTTAGTAGAAGGAGCCCCCGGGTTAGCAAAAACACGTGCAGTTAAAGAATTATCATTGGGAGTAGAGGGAAATTTTCACCGTATCCAATTTACACCTGATTTATTACCTGGGGATTTAACTGGCACAGATGTTTATAGGCCTGAGGATGGGTCTTTTGTTTTTCAGCCTGGCCCTATTTTCCACCACTTAATTCTTGCCGATGAAATAAACCGTGCACCAGCAAAAGTACAATCTGCTTTATTAGAAGCAATGGCAGAAAGGCAAGTGACCATTGGCGGGCAAACTTACCCTTTACCTGAACTCTTCCTGGTAATGGCAACACAGAACCCTATTGAACAAGAAGGGACATACCCTTTGCCCGAAGCGCAATTAGACCGGTTTTTAATGTATGTAAAAATAAGTTACCCGGAGGCGCCTGTTGAGCATGACATATTAAAGTTGGCAAGACGCGAAGCTTTTGCCATGACTACAGCCAGACCAGAGGAAGAAAAGGTAACTATTTCCCCCTTGCCGCAGAAAGTTTTATTTCAAGCAAGAAAGCAAGTACTTAGTGTTCACACTAGCGATGCTTTAGAACATTACATAGTGCAATTAGTGGTAGCTACCCGTAATCCTCATCGTTATAGTGATCAATTACATAGATGGTTGCGATATGGAGCAAGTCCGCGTGCCACGATTGCCCTCGATCGTTGCTCTAAAGCGCATGCCTGGCTTTGTGGACGTGATTATGTGACCCCTGAAGATATCCATGTTATTGCTCATGATGTTTTACGTCATCGCATTCTTTTAACGTTTGAAGCGGAAGCCGAAGGGGTAAATAGTGATGACTTTATTAATGAATTGTTACGCAAAGTAGCGTTGCCATAA
- a CDS encoding cold-shock protein, with translation MSIIQKLKSLFSSKKVHKKSKNRQKMTGTIKFFDRKKRFGFIIAGKDEYFFHAAATRPKDFRSLQDGVAVKFNVIQGKKGPQAANIEIL, from the coding sequence ATGAGTATTATACAAAAACTAAAATCCCTCTTTTCTAGTAAGAAAGTACATAAAAAAAGCAAAAACAGACAGAAAATGACGGGAACTATTAAATTTTTTGATCGCAAAAAACGCTTTGGTTTTATTATTGCTGGTAAAGACGAATATTTTTTCCATGCTGCGGCTACAAGACCCAAAGATTTTCGGTCGTTACAAGATGGAGTTGCGGTGAAATTTAATGTTATTCAGGGTAAAAAAGGGCCACAAGCTGCCAATATAGAAATTCTGTAG
- a CDS encoding Rossmann-like and DUF2520 domain-containing protein yields the protein MKFNIIGCGRLGKNLALALVNCGLSIGGIYNKHIHTAVCAAKMIGAGTACSSLNDLPPADLLFITTPDDVIENIVADIQASTIQLTNTLVVHCSGVLSSQILNPLKTQGALVASLHPQKAITTTCTQAMFNGVFFSVEGDSKGVDYLKRLVTQMGAIIFSVNPEKKASYHAASVIASNYLVTLAYWAVNLYEDAGMDTQAAKQITENLMASSLRNIINNTDCSSALTGPLQRGDIQTITKHLQTLNKHTVEDLYKALAIATLPLTHLEKNTQDKLLEILKNNPIVV from the coding sequence ATGAAATTTAATATAATTGGTTGCGGCCGTTTAGGAAAAAACTTAGCACTTGCTTTAGTAAATTGTGGTTTAAGCATAGGAGGTATTTATAATAAACACATACATACAGCCGTGTGCGCTGCGAAAATGATTGGGGCAGGTACCGCATGTTCCTCATTGAACGATTTGCCCCCTGCGGATCTTTTGTTTATCACAACGCCTGATGATGTAATAGAAAATATCGTCGCAGACATTCAAGCATCGACTATTCAGTTGACTAATACGCTGGTAGTTCATTGCAGTGGCGTGTTAAGTTCACAAATTCTTAACCCTTTAAAAACGCAAGGAGCTTTAGTTGCCAGTTTGCATCCGCAAAAGGCAATTACTACTACTTGTACCCAAGCTATGTTTAATGGAGTATTTTTCTCTGTTGAGGGAGATAGCAAAGGGGTAGATTATTTAAAAAGACTTGTTACGCAGATGGGTGCTATTATTTTCTCTGTAAATCCAGAGAAAAAAGCGAGTTATCATGCCGCTTCAGTTATTGCGTCCAATTATTTAGTTACCTTGGCTTATTGGGCGGTAAATTTATATGAAGATGCCGGGATGGATACGCAGGCAGCAAAGCAGATAACTGAGAATTTAATGGCTAGTAGCTTAAGAAATATTATTAATAATACAGATTGTAGCTCCGCACTCACCGGACCTTTGCAACGAGGAGATATTCAAACGATTACTAAACACTTACAAACACTTAATAAACATACAGTGGAAGATCTGTATAAAGCCTTGGCTATCGCTACCTTACCCCTTACCCATTTGGAGAAAAACACGCAAGACAAGCTTCTTGAAATTTTGAAAAATAACCCAATTGTGGTATAG